The DNA sequence TCTCGCGCACCCCCAGTACCATCAGTACTCACAAGAACAATGCCATGCGCAAGCTGGGTTTGAGTACCGATGCTGATCTGATCAAGTATGCGTATTCGACCGGGATGATCAACTAAGCACGCGGTACGCTTGCGTCCCGGTCATGTAGGCAGCCTCGCTATCGGGTGGGGTTGCCGTTTTGCGTAGGGATGAGCATAAATGGTCCAGCGATGAATTTGCATAGGCATACTGCTTGAGCCAACGCTCATTCATCGTTCGGGGGTAGCGCTTCATCCAGATTGACGTCAAATCTCATCGGACAAGGCAAGACGGTTGGGTAGGACAAAGCAAAAAGCCCGGTCACCAGGACCGGGCTTTTTGCTTGAATCTTTGGGGTGGCTGATGGGACTCGAACCCACGACGACAGGAATCACAATCCTGGACTCTACCAACTGAGCTACAGCCACCGTCGACTGTCAGACAGACTTGCGTCCGTCATCAAGTAAGCAAAAGATTATACAAACACTTGGAGGGAATGGCAACAGTATTTCAATGCAAAATGGCAATTTCCATGAAATTTCCTCTTGCGCCTTACCTGGGCCCTTCATGCCCCTGCTTGCGGCTGCAAGGCCTGTACCGGGGGATCGAGCTTGAGCAAACCTCGGAAAGCCTGTTCCAGCGTAGACCGGCTGCTGGTCGTGAAGCCCGCCAGCGAGCCGGTGGCGGCCTGGGTCAGCAGGGCATCGGTTTCAAGCAGGCGCTGCAATTGCCGCGTCACGGCTTGTCCAGTATCGATGATGTCTGGCACTGCCCCCACCAGGCGCTGGCAAACGCTTTCGATAGCTGGGCGCACGAACGGATAGTGGGTGCAGCCCAGTACCAGCGTATCGGCCCCTTGTTCCAGCAGCGGCGTCAGGTAGCGCTCCAACAATTGCACCGTGGCCGGCGAATACAGTTCGCCTTTCTCGATCAAGTCCACCAGTCCCACGCAGGCTTGCGGTAGATAACGGACCCGGTATTGCGCCTCCATTTGCGCCTGCAGCAAGGCAAAGCGCTTGCTGGCCAGCGTGCTGCGGGTGGCCAGCACGCCTACGGTAGCGCTGCGGGTTTGCTGGGCAGCGGGTTTGAGGCCCGGCTCGATACCCACCACCGGCAGTTGCGGCCAGTGCACCCGGATGGCCTGGATGGCTGCGGCGGTGGCGGTATTGCAGGCCACCACCAGGGCCTTGATCCGCTGGTCGATCAGGAAGGAGGCGATGGTCAGCGAGCGCTCCACGATCTGTTCATCGGTCTTCTCGCCATAGGGCGCATAGCCGGCGTCGGCGAAGTAGAGCAGTTGTTCGCGGGGCAGGGCGGCATGGATGTGTTGCAGCACCGACAGGCCACCAACGCCGGAATCGAAAATGCCGACCGCGGCATCGGCTGCGGTCGGCATCGGGGTGGTGCGCTCCAGGTTCACGGCAGAAGGTGTGAGGGCTTGCTTGACGGCTTCTTTCATGGTGCTGCGCGCGCTCCTGCGGTGAAGGTGCTTGGGTCGTGAATCAAGCCGTGGTGACCGGGATCTTGGACAGGGAGACGCTCTGGGCGATCTTTTCCTTCCATTCGGCGGGGCCGGTGTTGTGCACCGAAATACCGTTGGCGTCCACTGCCACCGTCACGGGCATGTCCTTGACCTCGAACTCGTAGATCGCTTCCATGCCCAGATCGGCAAAGCCCAGCACCTTGGCCGACTTGATCGCCTTGGACACCAGATAGGCCGAACCACCCACGGCCATCAGATAGGCCGACTTGTGCTTCTTGATCGCCTCGATGGCAGCCGGGCCGCGTTCGGACTTGCCGATCATGGAGATCAGGCCGGTCTGTTCCAGCATCATGTCGGTGAACTTGTCCATGCGGGTGGCGGTGGTCGGGCCAGCCGGGCCCACCACTTCGTCGCGCACCGGATCGACCGGGCCGACGTAGTAGATCACGCGGTTGGTGAAGTCCACCGGCAGCTTTTCGCCCTTGGCCAGCATGTCCTGGATGCGCTTGTGGGCGGCATCGCGGCCGGTCAGCATCTTGCCGTTCAAGAGCAAGGTCTGGCCCGGCTTCCAGGAAGCGACTTCTTCCTTGGTCAGGGTATCCAGGTCGACGCGCTTGGATTTCTCGGTGTCGGCCACCCACTGCACTTGCGGCCAGTCCGACAGCGACGGCGGTTCCATGTAGGCCGGGCCCGAGCCATCCAGCACGAAGTGGCCGTGGCGGGTCGCAGCACAGTTGGGGATCATCGCCACCGGCTTGGAAGCCGCGTGGGTCGGATGCATCATGATCTTCACATCCAGCACGGTGGTCAGGCCGCCCAGGCCCTGGGCACCGATGCCCAGTGCATTGACCTTCTCATAGAGCTCGATGCGCAGTTCCTCGGTCTTGTTCTGCGGGCCGCGCTTCAAGAGCTCGTACATGTCGATGTCTTCCATCAGCACTTCCTTGGCCATCAGCATGGCTTTTTCGGCAGTGCCGCCGATACCGATGCCCAGCATCCCCGGCGGGCACCAGCCGGCACCCATGGTGGGCACGGTCTTCAAGACCCAGTCCACCAGGTTGTCGGAGGGGTTCAACATGACGAACTTGGTCTTGTTTTCCGAGCCACCGCCCTTGGCGGCGATCTGCACGTCCACCGTGTTGCCCGGAACCAGTTCCATGTGGATCACGGCCGGGGTGTTGTCCTTGGTGTTCTTGCGCTCGAATTGCGGGTCGGCCACGATGGAGGCGCGCAGCACGTTGTCCGGGTGCGAGTAGCCGCGACGCACGCCTTCGTTGACGGCGTCGGCGATCGAACCCGAGAAGCCCTCGAAGCGCACGCCCATGCCGATCTTCAGGAACACGTTGACGATGCCGGTGTCCTGGCAGATCGGACGCTTGCCCTCGGCGCACATGCGCGAGTTGGTCAGGATCTGGGCGATGGCGTCCTTGGCCGCCGGGCTCTGCTCGGTTTCATAGGCGCGCGCCAGATGGGCGATATAGTCGGCCGGATGGTAGTAGCTGATGTACTGCAACGCGGCGGCGACGGATTCGATGAGATCGTCTTGCTTGATGATGGTCATGGCTGGTTCTCTCAGGTGTGGATGGGGCAAACTCAGTGCGGCTTGTCGGATGGGGCGGATGGCTCGGAAGGATGGACCATCAAGCGGTCACAGTAGGCGATGGCCATGGCCGACAAGAGGAAAGCGATGTGGATGCCGGTCTGCGCAATGAGGGTCTTGGCATCGTACAGGTTGGCATTGATGAAGGTCTTCAACAGGTGGATCGAGGAAATGCCGATGATGGCCGTGGCCAGCTTGACCTTCAGTACCGAAGCATTCACATGCGACAACCACTCGGGCTGGTCAGGGTGGCCTTCCAGGTTCATGCGTGAGACGAAAGTTTCATATCCTCCCACGATCACCATGATCAGCAGGTTGGAAATCATCACCACGTCGATCAGCGCCAGTACCACCAGCATGATGGTTTGTTCATTGAGCTTTTCCGGGCGGATGGCGCCGGGAATGGCCACCGCATCGAGGATATGGTCCAGTGAACTGGCGCTGCCCATGGCCGCACCGATCAGGTCCACCAGCTCGACCCAGAAGTGATAGACGTAGACGCATTGCGCCAGGATCAGCCCCAGGTACAGCGGTAGCTGCAGCCAGCGGCTCATGAAAATCAGGTTGGGCAGGATGCCGATCTTGCGGGGAGGCTGGGGCGACAGGTTTTTCATGGGTCTGTACAGTACGCTTGATTCTGGCGGATGGTGGCGATATCCGATGATGGTGCCAGGCTTGTCACCGCAAGCTCGGCTTCGGATTTGGGGCCGTATTCTACACGCCCTTGAGCCGATTCCGTGGACGACCCTTCAGGCTGTCGCAGATCAAATATGATGCGGCAGGTGCCTGCGGGAAACACCGTCCTGTGCCAGAATGTCAAAATGTTGTCCTGGACATAAGGCTGGAAAAGCTGGGAAGGGTGAACATAAGAGGCAAGAGTGAAACAGCGATATGAAGGTTGCCATCGAAGATCGCCTTCGATGGCGACCGGGGCGGCCCAGTGCCTGCCTTGCTTGCGCGCATGGCTGCAGTGTAAGGACTGAGTAAGTGAAGCGGCCTATGTTTTGCGGAAAGCAAAAACAAACCTTGTGGAGACTACCGTGGCAGACATCGAAACTTTCAAGCAAGAGAATCGCGTATTCGCACCGCCGGCCGAACTGGCCAAGCACGCCGCCATTTCAGGCATGGACGCCTACCATGCGCTGAACGCCGAATTCGCCAACGACTACGAAGGCACCTGGGCCAGACTGGCCAAGGACAACCTGAAGTGGCACAAGCCCTTCACCCAGACCTTGGATGAATCCAACGCACCGTTCTACAAATGGTTCGCCGATGGCCAGGTCAACGTGTCCTACAACTGCCTGGACGTCAACCTGGAGAACGGCAACGCCGACAAGACCGCCATCATCTTCGAGTCCGACGACGGCCAGGTCACCCGCGTCTCCTATCGTGAGCTGCACCAGAAGGTCTGCCAGTTCGCCAATGGCTTGAAGTCGCTGGGCATCAAGAAGGGCGACCGCGTAGTCATCTACATGCCCATGTCGGTCGAAGGCGTGGCCGCCATGCAGGCCTGCGCGCGCATCGGCGCCACCCACTCGGTGGTCTTCGGCGGCTTCTCAGCCAAGTCCTTGCATGAACGCGTGATCGACGCCGGCGCGGTGGCCGTGGTGACCGCCGACTACCAGGTACGCGGCGGCAAGCAGCTTCCGCTCAAGTCCATCGTCGACGAAGCCCTGGCCATGGGCGGTTGCGACACCCTGAAGCAGGTGATCGTCTACAAGCGTACCGGCGCCGAGCTCAACTGGGTCCAGGGCCGTGATCTGTGGCTCTCCGACGTGATGGCCAACCAGGCCGCTACCTGCGAGCCGGAATGGGTCGATGCAGAGCATCCCCTGTTCATCCTCTACACCTCCGGTTCCACCGGCAAGCCCAAGGGCGTGCAGCACGCCTCGGCCGGCTACCTGCTGTGGGCCGTGCTGACCATGAAGTGGACCTTCGACATCAAGCCCGACGATGTCTACTGGTGTACCGCCGACATCGGTTGGATCACCGGCCACACCTATATCGCCTATGGCCCGCTGGCCGTGGGCGCGACGCAGATCGTCTTCGAAGGCGTGCCGACCTATCCCAACGCCGGCCGCTTCTGGGACATGGTAGCGCGTCACAAGGCCACCATCTTCTACACCGCGCCCACCGCCATCCGCTCGCTGATCAAGGCGGCCGATGCCGATGAGAAGGTCCATCCCAAGCAATACGACCTGTCCACGCTGCGCATCCTGGGTTCGGTGGGCGAGCCCATCAACCCGGAAGCCTGGATGTGGTACTACAAGAACGTGGGTCGCGAGAACTGCCCCATCGTCGATACCTTCTGGCAGACCGAGACCGGTGGCCACATGATTTCGCCGCTGCCGGGCGCCACGCCGCAAGTGCCGGGTTCCTGCACCTTGCCGCTGCCGGGCATCACGGCGGCCATCGTCGATGAGACCGGGCATGACCTGCCCAATGGCAATGGCGGCATCCTGGTGGTCAAGCGCCCGTGGCCGTCGATGATCCGCACCATCTGGAATGACCCGGAACGTTTCAAGAAGAGCTATTTCCCCGAGGAGCTGGGTGGCAACATCTACCTGGCTGGCGACGGCGCGGTGCGCAACAAGGAAACGGGTTACTTCACCATCACTGGTCGTATCGATGATGTGCTGAACGTCTCCGGCCACCGCATGGGCACCATGGAAATCGAATCGGCGCTGGTGGCCAACAGCATCGTGGCCGAAGCAGCGGTGGTGGGCAAACCGGATGAGACCACCGGCGAATCGATCTGCGCGTTCGTGGTCCTGAAGCGCCCGCGCCCCACTGGCGAGGAAGCCAAGCAGATCGCCAAGGAGTTGCGCGACTGGGTAGCCAAGGAAATCGGCCCGATTGCCAAGCCCAAGGAAATCCGCTTCGGCGACAACTTGCCCAAGACCCGCTCCGGCAAGATCATGCGCCGCCTGCTGCGCGTGCTGGCCAAGGGCGAAGCCATCACCCAGGATGTCTCCACGTTGGAAAACCCGGCCATCCTGGACCAGTTGAAGGAAGCCCAGTAAGACAATGGCACGCCCGCTTCAAGCGGGTGGCCAGCGAGCCGGCAGGGCAGGGCGCTGTGGTACGGGCGCCGGCCCTGCCGGCTTTTTTATGGTCTTTTTGGAAAAATATTGAGAAAAGACTTGGCTTCGCTGCAAAGCTTGCTATAATGCATGGCTTCGCTGAACGCGAACCCGAATCCAGGAGAGGTGGATGAGTGGTTTAAGTCGCACGCCTGGAAAGCGTGTATAGGTTCATAGCCTATCGGGGGTTCGAATCCCCCCCTCTCCGCCAGAACAGAACGCCTAACCTATTGATTTTCAATGGTTAGGCGTTTTTTTATGTCTCAAAAGCGACGTTGATCCGTCCCCTGGCACTGGTAGATCAGAACCGCACTTTCAGATAGGCCGACGGCCCAGTCAGCTTGACATCGAACGCGGCCTGCGAATTGCCACCGTCACGCTCGATATGAATACGGGTGATGCCATAGTCGGCACCGATGCCGAGGTTTTTCAGCGGATACCATTCCACGCCTAGTGCCGCACCGTAGATGTGGCCAGTCACCGTCCCCCAGTTCTTCTTGACGCCCGAAGCCTCGGCATACAGGCGCAGATCCTTGCTGAAGGCGTGCTTCCAGCCGAGCTCCACCAGCGGTGCAAAGGTTTTCTCGGTGCTGCTCTCGTTGAGTGCGCCGGTGCTGCCGTTGAACACGCCATTGGCGCGGAGGTCATAGTGGGCGCGGTAATAACCGGCACCCAGGCCGATGCCGAACACGTCATTACCTTTGCCCAGCCACCACTTGTAGGCTAGCGAGGCAAAGTCCACTTCGATGTTGGCGTTGGCCGTGCCGGCCAGGATCGCTGGCGTGCCACCGACATTGAAGGAGCGCGTGGTGCTGTAGTCGTAGTCATTACGGTAGCGGAAGTAATCGAAGGACAGCCCGTGGCTGTCGCCCAGCAGGAGTTCGGCGCGCACGCGTGGCAGGGTGGTGCGGTTGCGGTCGATGTCGCCGCTTTGAGCCGAGCCATAACGCGTATTGCCCTGGATGTTGAAGGTCGGATTGACGTAATAACCGCCTGCGGACAGGCTGAAGCGATCCAGTGCTGGGGAAGGATCTGCATGAGCTCCTTGAGTGAACAGACCCAGGGCCAGGGCACCGGAAAAAGAGCTCATCAAGCGTAGCGTCCTGGCGTGCAAGCCGAGATGTGATGGCAAGTCGATCTTCATATTGGCATCTATCCTAAGAAGAGGATGACCGTCGGATCGGCCCGACGGACCAGAAAAGTCGAATCATCGTAAGGCGACGTCTTCAGGCATGACGATCAGCGTGTCTCTCTAGTGTCTGTAGGAAATGGCGAGAGGGAATTTGGGGCGTAGGAAATTGCGACGGCAATCAAACCTGAACTGCCATTATTGGCTGACGCATCGCTGTGGCGGCGCTTCAGCAGGCTCGATAAGCGACGCGAGGACGTGGATGACTGGAGAGCCCGATGCATGAGGCATTCAAATCACATCCTCCACTGCGTCAATCCAGTGCTCACAATCACGCCAGACACTTACCTCAGCCGCAGCGACAGCCGCCTGCAGAGCCTGATTGCGGGCTGCCAATTGCTCCCGGCCCAGCGCTTGCAAGCCACCCTGCAAGCGATGCAGGATGCGCATGACCCGTTGCGCATCACGTGCTTGGAGCGCCTGCTGTAGCTTGTGCTTGTCCTGTGGCCACGTTTGACGGAAAGCTTCCAGCAATACCCGATCCAGCGGCTCGGTCAGAGTTTGCAGCGGCGCAGGCGCTTGACCGAATCGGGTCAGCAGTTCTCGCAGTTGCTCCAGTGAGCTCGGTTTGTAGAGCACGGCATCGAACAAGCCAGCCGGTAATTGCGCCAGGCTTGCCGGGCCAGCGGCGGTGGTGGCGATGATGCGGGCCTGCCTCTGCTCTTGGCGCACGCGCCTGGCCAGAGAGACGCCATCCAGTTCCGGTATGCCCAGGTCGGTAATGAGCAGGTCCGGTCGATGTGCCCGCCACTGGGCCAGCGCATCCTGGCCATCACGCGCTAGGCGCAGGTGTTTGCAGCCGAGCACCCGCAATTGTTGTTCGATCAGGGTCAGGTTGACGTAGTCATCTTCCACCACCAGCACCTCCAATGCGCCAGCAACGTCCGGGTTGACTACCAGACCTGGCGCAGATGCCGTTGCGGTCGGCGCGTGGTCGGCCAGGGCGCAGCACCAGGCACGGCGATCGAAGGCGCTGACATGGCGCCAGTGCCCCATGCTGCTGCTTTGGCGGACCACGTCGGGACGAATCAGTACGCTTGCTATCGACGTGTTCATCGGTGTGGACATGAACGCCGCTATTCCGTCCGGCGCGACCAGATGGAGCATTGCCGGGGTCGCAGAGGCCGGCGCTACGAATTCGGCACCCCAGTGCTGCAGGTACGCGCGCAGCATCGCCGCCGTAGCCGGATCTTGCACATGCACGACCACCTTCCTGCCTTGCAGTGGAGGCACGCACGCTTGCTCTGCTTGTTGAATTCTCGCCAGTGAAATCTCGGCCCCGAACGTGCTGCCCTTTCCGACTTCGCTATCCAGAGTGATGTCGCCGCCCATCAATTCGGCCAGGCGTCGACACAGCGACAGGCCCAGGCCAGTGCCGCCGAAACGCTGGCTGATGCTGTCGTCGGCCTGTTGCAGGGACTTGAAGATGCGCTGGCGCGCGCTGGGGGAAATGCCGATACCGGTATCGGCGACTTCGAATCGCACGATGCTTTTGTCTTGGGAACTCTGCAGCAACTGCGCGGAGAGCGTGATGCCGCCGCTGGCGGTGAACTTGACCGCGTTGCCTACCAGATTTTGCAGGATCTGTAGCAGACGGCGCGGGTCACCCCGCACAGGCTGCTCCAGCGCGGCACAGGGCAGGCAGTGGAATTGCAAGCCCTTGTCCAGCGCCAAGGGGGCAAACAATTGCGCGCATTCTTCCAGCAGGTCATTGACCCTGAGCTCTTCCGCGGCCAGGGTGATGCTCTGTGTCTCGATCTTGGTGATGTCGAGGATGTCGTTGACCAGGCTCATGAGCATGTCGAAGGCATGGCGGATGAGTTCAACGCGCTGGTGCTGCGAAGGCGACAAGTGTTCGCGGGCCAGCAACTCCATGTGTCCGATTGCCCCGTGCAGGGGCGTTCTGATTTCATGGCTGACCTGGGCCAGGAACATGGACTTGGCCTGGTTGGCGCGATCAGCCATGCTCTTGGCTTCGCGCATCAGGGCTTCGTGCGCCTTTTGCATGTTGAGATCGATCAGGCCCAGCAGCAGTACGTCCTGACCAGAAAAGCGGGTGCGTGACCAGACGGCACCCAGGTGGCTGACGCCGCCATCGCGTAGCGGCAGTTCAGCCTCGATCATGCTCTGGCGCAGATCGTCAGCGGCGCGCACGGCAATGAGGATCTGGGCATAGAAGCTACTGGCTGACAATGCGGATTGGTCCAGCATCTGCGTGGTCACCGCGTTGCGCAGCACGAGCTCGCCCGAACCGTGGGCATAGACGGCGATACCTACTGGCAGCGTATCGATGATGGTCTGGCTGAACTGGCGGGTCTCTACCATGGCCAGCGCTTTTTTTTGCAGTGGGCCGATCACGCAGCGGTCGAAATAGAGTGTGGCGACCCACACGAACAGCAGTGCAAACAATCCCCACAAGGCACCGGTGGTGAAATTGCCCTGCAGACCGGCCAGCACATCGCGCCAAGTGAAGATATAGACCACCACCCATTCCGGGCCCTCGATGGTTTGGGCGATGAAGAAAGTGCCATCGTCATGGAAGTGACCGTTCAGGTCATGCGGCGCCATGTCGTGCCGCACGTGCTCCAGGATGTGCTGCATCATTGCCGTATCGATACGTTCATCCGGTTGGCTCAGCAGACGTGTGCTGCCCTGGCCTTCGAAGACGAACAGCCCAGGTGTCTGTTCATCTTTCAGAAAGAACTGGCGGAACTGGCTG is a window from the Herbaspirillum rubrisubalbicans genome containing:
- a CDS encoding YqhA family protein, giving the protein MKNLSPQPPRKIGILPNLIFMSRWLQLPLYLGLILAQCVYVYHFWVELVDLIGAAMGSASSLDHILDAVAIPGAIRPEKLNEQTIMLVVLALIDVVMISNLLIMVIVGGYETFVSRMNLEGHPDQPEWLSHVNASVLKVKLATAIIGISSIHLLKTFINANLYDAKTLIAQTGIHIAFLLSAMAIAYCDRLMVHPSEPSAPSDKPH
- the acs gene encoding acetate--CoA ligase; amino-acid sequence: MADIETFKQENRVFAPPAELAKHAAISGMDAYHALNAEFANDYEGTWARLAKDNLKWHKPFTQTLDESNAPFYKWFADGQVNVSYNCLDVNLENGNADKTAIIFESDDGQVTRVSYRELHQKVCQFANGLKSLGIKKGDRVVIYMPMSVEGVAAMQACARIGATHSVVFGGFSAKSLHERVIDAGAVAVVTADYQVRGGKQLPLKSIVDEALAMGGCDTLKQVIVYKRTGAELNWVQGRDLWLSDVMANQAATCEPEWVDAEHPLFILYTSGSTGKPKGVQHASAGYLLWAVLTMKWTFDIKPDDVYWCTADIGWITGHTYIAYGPLAVGATQIVFEGVPTYPNAGRFWDMVARHKATIFYTAPTAIRSLIKAADADEKVHPKQYDLSTLRILGSVGEPINPEAWMWYYKNVGRENCPIVDTFWQTETGGHMISPLPGATPQVPGSCTLPLPGITAAIVDETGHDLPNGNGGILVVKRPWPSMIRTIWNDPERFKKSYFPEELGGNIYLAGDGAVRNKETGYFTITGRIDDVLNVSGHRMGTMEIESALVANSIVAEAAVVGKPDETTGESICAFVVLKRPRPTGEEAKQIAKELRDWVAKEIGPIAKPKEIRFGDNLPKTRSGKIMRRLLRVLAKGEAITQDVSTLENPAILDQLKEAQ
- a CDS encoding fumarate hydratase codes for the protein MTIIKQDDLIESVAAALQYISYYHPADYIAHLARAYETEQSPAAKDAIAQILTNSRMCAEGKRPICQDTGIVNVFLKIGMGVRFEGFSGSIADAVNEGVRRGYSHPDNVLRASIVADPQFERKNTKDNTPAVIHMELVPGNTVDVQIAAKGGGSENKTKFVMLNPSDNLVDWVLKTVPTMGAGWCPPGMLGIGIGGTAEKAMLMAKEVLMEDIDMYELLKRGPQNKTEELRIELYEKVNALGIGAQGLGGLTTVLDVKIMMHPTHAASKPVAMIPNCAATRHGHFVLDGSGPAYMEPPSLSDWPQVQWVADTEKSKRVDLDTLTKEEVASWKPGQTLLLNGKMLTGRDAAHKRIQDMLAKGEKLPVDFTNRVIYYVGPVDPVRDEVVGPAGPTTATRMDKFTDMMLEQTGLISMIGKSERGPAAIEAIKKHKSAYLMAVGGSAYLVSKAIKSAKVLGFADLGMEAIYEFEVKDMPVTVAVDANGISVHNTGPAEWKEKIAQSVSLSKIPVTTA
- the murI gene encoding glutamate racemase, which translates into the protein MKEAVKQALTPSAVNLERTTPMPTAADAAVGIFDSGVGGLSVLQHIHAALPREQLLYFADAGYAPYGEKTDEQIVERSLTIASFLIDQRIKALVVACNTATAAAIQAIRVHWPQLPVVGIEPGLKPAAQQTRSATVGVLATRSTLASKRFALLQAQMEAQYRVRYLPQACVGLVDLIEKGELYSPATVQLLERYLTPLLEQGADTLVLGCTHYPFVRPAIESVCQRLVGAVPDIIDTGQAVTRQLQRLLETDALLTQAATGSLAGFTTSSRSTLEQAFRGLLKLDPPVQALQPQAGA
- a CDS encoding hybrid sensor histidine kinase/response regulator — encoded protein: MPHKILARSERYYRRLLYSCASLLSVAIVCAMLFLGYSAFSQFRERQIASFTGKREQIKSEVDRLTARVIQFAEMYARLQHLYKKELLVLDSYADLIDAEPIIRSPESLTVVPFSLLVGRDTATDRGRLANLLLLLRQASALPMFNPSAPGVTLDGFIYTGDAGFLAVSPPLSEEESDQVRQLGVSRFINAISAPVNTAFAAERERAAQAQGSNGQRVLWMSPTLSTPLRRAAVTRLAVRISLEKGDEATAVFSVPASQFRQFFLKDEQTPGLFVFEGQGSTRLLSQPDERIDTAMMQHILEHVRHDMAPHDLNGHFHDDGTFFIAQTIEGPEWVVVYIFTWRDVLAGLQGNFTTGALWGLFALLFVWVATLYFDRCVIGPLQKKALAMVETRQFSQTIIDTLPVGIAVYAHGSGELVLRNAVTTQMLDQSALSASSFYAQILIAVRAADDLRQSMIEAELPLRDGGVSHLGAVWSRTRFSGQDVLLLGLIDLNMQKAHEALMREAKSMADRANQAKSMFLAQVSHEIRTPLHGAIGHMELLAREHLSPSQHQRVELIRHAFDMLMSLVNDILDITKIETQSITLAAEELRVNDLLEECAQLFAPLALDKGLQFHCLPCAALEQPVRGDPRRLLQILQNLVGNAVKFTASGGITLSAQLLQSSQDKSIVRFEVADTGIGISPSARQRIFKSLQQADDSISQRFGGTGLGLSLCRRLAELMGGDITLDSEVGKGSTFGAEISLARIQQAEQACVPPLQGRKVVVHVQDPATAAMLRAYLQHWGAEFVAPASATPAMLHLVAPDGIAAFMSTPMNTSIASVLIRPDVVRQSSSMGHWRHVSAFDRRAWCCALADHAPTATASAPGLVVNPDVAGALEVLVVEDDYVNLTLIEQQLRVLGCKHLRLARDGQDALAQWRAHRPDLLITDLGIPELDGVSLARRVRQEQRQARIIATTAAGPASLAQLPAGLFDAVLYKPSSLEQLRELLTRFGQAPAPLQTLTEPLDRVLLEAFRQTWPQDKHKLQQALQARDAQRVMRILHRLQGGLQALGREQLAARNQALQAAVAAAEVSVWRDCEHWIDAVEDVI